One genomic segment of Amycolatopsis sp. WQ 127309 includes these proteins:
- a CDS encoding ABC transporter permease — MAHARAVVAPPRTARGIGLALLGLAPIGFLVVFFAWPVLAIIGRGFAAGGLDVVLGDPQTWRLAGFTVATAAGSTVVAVLAGLPVAFLLSRVRLPGVGLARTLVLVPFVLPTVVVGLAFRALWPDGGVLPIVLANAFFNVAVVARTVAGLWARLDSRTSDAARALGASPWRAFRSVTLPALAPAIASAAAVVFLFCATSFGVVLILGGARYRTLETEIYLRTVDLLDLSGASALSLIQFAAVVAALVVGGLARRRKEGARIGSGAARRPRGGEWWVVGAAGVVLALLLTPIVALLAESVSTSDGWSLAGYRALAGTGEKGALQVSGWDAALNSLKVAIDATLLALVVGVLASVVLVALRRSPARAARGLGETLDAALMLPLGVSAVTVGFGYLVTLDALPGDLRTSPYLVPLAQALVIIPLIVRMVLPVLRSVDVRLRQAASTLGASPLRVWREIDLPLTLRPLVAAAGFGFVVALGEFGATSFLARPTSPTLPVAIASLMGRPGELNNQMAYAACALLMLVTVLAVALIDRLGRGRVGEF; from the coding sequence ATGGCGCACGCTCGTGCAGTCGTAGCGCCACCCAGGACCGCACGCGGCATCGGCCTGGCGCTGCTCGGGCTGGCCCCGATCGGTTTCCTGGTGGTCTTCTTCGCCTGGCCGGTGCTGGCGATCATCGGCCGCGGGTTCGCCGCGGGCGGGCTCGACGTCGTGCTGGGCGACCCGCAGACCTGGCGGCTGGCCGGCTTCACGGTGGCCACCGCCGCGGGCTCGACGGTCGTCGCGGTGCTGGCCGGGCTGCCGGTGGCGTTCCTGCTTTCCCGGGTGCGGCTGCCCGGCGTCGGCCTGGCGCGGACGCTGGTGCTCGTGCCGTTCGTGCTGCCGACCGTGGTGGTCGGGCTGGCGTTCCGGGCGCTCTGGCCGGACGGCGGCGTGCTGCCGATCGTGCTGGCCAACGCGTTCTTCAACGTCGCCGTCGTCGCGCGGACCGTCGCCGGGCTCTGGGCGCGGCTGGACTCGCGGACGTCCGACGCCGCGCGGGCGCTCGGCGCGTCACCGTGGCGGGCGTTCCGGTCGGTGACGCTGCCGGCGCTGGCGCCCGCGATCGCGTCCGCCGCGGCTGTCGTATTTCTGTTCTGCGCCACCAGTTTCGGCGTCGTGCTGATCCTCGGCGGCGCGCGGTACCGGACCCTGGAAACCGAGATCTACCTCCGGACGGTCGACCTGCTCGACCTCTCCGGCGCGTCGGCGCTTTCGCTGATCCAGTTCGCCGCGGTCGTCGCGGCGCTGGTCGTCGGCGGGCTGGCGCGGCGGCGCAAGGAAGGCGCCAGGATCGGTTCCGGCGCCGCGCGACGCCCTCGCGGCGGCGAATGGTGGGTCGTCGGCGCGGCGGGCGTCGTGCTGGCGCTGCTGCTGACGCCGATCGTCGCGCTGCTCGCGGAGTCGGTGTCCACTTCGGACGGCTGGAGCCTCGCGGGGTACCGGGCGCTCGCGGGCACCGGCGAGAAGGGCGCGTTGCAGGTGTCCGGCTGGGACGCCGCGCTGAACTCGCTGAAGGTGGCGATCGACGCGACGTTGCTGGCGCTGGTCGTCGGCGTGCTCGCGTCGGTGGTGCTGGTGGCGCTGCGCCGGTCGCCGGCGCGGGCCGCGCGCGGGCTCGGCGAGACGCTCGACGCCGCGTTGATGCTGCCGCTCGGGGTGTCCGCGGTGACCGTCGGGTTCGGGTACCTCGTGACGCTCGACGCGCTGCCCGGCGACCTGCGGACGTCGCCCTACCTGGTGCCGCTCGCGCAGGCGCTGGTGATCATCCCGCTGATCGTGCGGATGGTGCTGCCGGTGCTGCGTTCGGTCGACGTCCGGCTGCGGCAGGCCGCGTCGACGCTCGGCGCGAGCCCGCTGCGGGTCTGGCGGGAGATCGACCTGCCGCTGACGCTGCGGCCGCTGGTCGCGGCGGCGGGGTTCGGGTTCGTCGTGGCGCTCGGCGAGTTCGGCGCGACGAGCTTCCTGGCGCGGCCGACGTCGCCGACGCTGCCGGTCGCGATCGCGTCGCTGATGGGGCGCCCGGGGGAGCTGAACAACCAGATGGCGTACGCCGCGTGCGCGTTGCTGATGCTCGTGACGGTGCTGGCGGTCGCGCTGATCGACCGGCTCGGCCGCGGTCGGGTGGGAGAGTTCTGA
- a CDS encoding thiamine ABC transporter substrate binding subunit, which yields MKRSAVRAATAIAVVSVVTAACSLSDGSGDAKQTPTVTLVTHDSFLAPQEVLDAFQQQSGIKISVLKQGDAGSLTNKLVLTKANPVGDVAYGVDSTFASRALAEGVFEPYTSPEADRGPQRYAVDPEHRLSAVDVGDVCVNVDTNYFTAKGIPAPESYDDLADPKYKDLLVAEDPATASPGLAFLLGTVAKYGEAGWKDYWTKLKANGLKVVSGWEEAYTKEFSGSSGKGPRPIVVSYASSPAAEVGDDGKPRTKALLDTCYRQVEYAGVLAGGKQEENARKVVDFLLSQQFQATVAANMYVYPARQGVDLPAGWAQVAPLPQKPQALTADQVQAGREKWIGEWRTLVQS from the coding sequence ATGAAACGCAGTGCTGTTCGCGCCGCGACGGCCATCGCCGTCGTCAGCGTCGTCACAGCGGCGTGTTCGCTGTCGGACGGGTCCGGTGACGCGAAGCAGACGCCCACCGTCACCCTGGTGACGCACGACTCCTTCCTGGCGCCGCAGGAGGTGCTCGACGCCTTCCAGCAGCAGTCGGGCATCAAGATCTCCGTGCTCAAGCAGGGCGACGCCGGCTCGCTGACCAACAAGCTCGTGCTCACCAAGGCGAACCCGGTCGGCGACGTCGCGTACGGCGTCGACTCGACCTTCGCCTCGCGCGCGCTCGCCGAGGGCGTCTTCGAGCCCTACACCAGCCCGGAAGCCGACCGCGGGCCGCAGCGCTACGCCGTCGACCCGGAGCACCGGCTCTCGGCGGTCGACGTCGGCGACGTCTGCGTCAACGTCGACACGAACTACTTCACGGCCAAGGGGATCCCGGCGCCGGAGTCGTACGACGACCTGGCCGACCCGAAGTACAAGGACCTGCTGGTCGCCGAGGACCCGGCGACGGCGTCGCCCGGGCTCGCGTTCCTGCTCGGCACCGTCGCGAAGTACGGCGAGGCCGGCTGGAAGGACTACTGGACCAAGCTGAAGGCCAACGGCCTCAAGGTGGTCAGCGGCTGGGAAGAGGCCTACACGAAGGAGTTCTCGGGCTCGTCCGGCAAGGGGCCGCGGCCGATCGTCGTCTCGTACGCGTCGTCGCCGGCCGCCGAGGTGGGCGACGACGGGAAGCCGCGGACGAAGGCGCTGCTCGACACCTGTTACCGGCAGGTCGAGTACGCCGGGGTGCTGGCAGGCGGCAAGCAGGAGGAGAACGCGCGCAAGGTCGTCGACTTCCTGCTTTCGCAGCAGTTCCAGGCGACCGTGGCGGCCAACATGTACGTCTACCCGGCGCGCCAGGGCGTCGACCTGCCGGCGGGCTGGGCGCAGGTCGCGCCGCTGCCGCAGAAGCCGCAGGCGCTGACCGCGGACCAGGTGCAGGCCGGGCGTGAGAAGTGGATCGGCGAATGGCGCACGCTCGTGCAGTCGTAG
- a CDS encoding 4a-hydroxytetrahydrobiopterin dehydratase has translation MTEILSDDEADRALLSGWVRHDKVIRREVELPSFPKAIEVVDRVAVLAEAADHHPDIDIRWRTLTFHLSTHSAGGLTKKDFALAKQINETLDGL, from the coding sequence ATGACGGAAATCTTGAGCGACGACGAGGCCGACCGGGCCCTGCTCTCCGGGTGGGTCCGGCACGACAAGGTCATCCGGCGCGAGGTGGAGCTGCCGAGCTTCCCGAAGGCGATCGAGGTGGTGGACCGCGTCGCGGTGCTGGCCGAGGCCGCCGATCACCACCCGGACATCGACATCCGCTGGCGCACGCTGACCTTCCACCTCAGCACGCATTCGGCAGGTGGGCTGACGAAAAAGGACTTCGCGCTGGCCAAGCAGATCAACGAGACCCTCGACGGACTGTGA
- a CDS encoding helix-turn-helix domain-containing protein yields the protein MEPLTADLFAPQCPSADTPFRIGDKWGGMVVVCLKDGPRRFSELRVPLRNVSPKVLTETLRSLERDGMITRKTYDENPPRVEYTLTDLGRTLFEPMDRCREWAEKYLPSLREARQAYDRAD from the coding sequence GTGGAGCCGCTGACCGCTGATCTCTTCGCGCCGCAATGCCCGTCGGCCGACACGCCGTTCCGGATCGGGGACAAGTGGGGCGGCATGGTCGTCGTCTGCCTCAAGGACGGGCCGCGCCGCTTCTCCGAGCTGCGCGTGCCGCTCCGGAACGTCAGCCCGAAGGTGCTCACCGAGACGCTGCGGTCCCTGGAGCGCGACGGGATGATCACCCGCAAGACCTACGACGAGAACCCGCCGCGCGTCGAGTACACGCTGACGGACCTGGGCCGGACCCTGTTCGAGCCCATGGACCGCTGCCGCGAGTGGGCGGAGAAGTACCTGCCGAGCCTGCGAGAAGCCCGGCAGGCCTACGACCGGGCGGACTAG
- a CDS encoding DUF1330 domain-containing protein, with protein MSVYVISEVEILDETAAQRYRELAQASITGYQGRYLARGATPTVLEGVCDKRVVLVEFPDRETAERWYASAEYAEALELSKTALRRRLLLVDGVA; from the coding sequence GTGAGCGTCTACGTCATCTCCGAGGTCGAGATCCTCGATGAAACCGCGGCCCAGCGCTACCGCGAACTCGCCCAAGCGTCGATCACGGGGTATCAAGGGCGCTACCTCGCGAGGGGCGCGACACCCACCGTTCTCGAAGGGGTCTGCGACAAGCGCGTCGTCCTCGTCGAGTTCCCGGACCGTGAGACGGCCGAACGCTGGTACGCCTCCGCCGAGTACGCCGAAGCGCTCGAGCTGAGCAAGACCGCGCTGCGACGGCGGTTGCTGCTCGTCGACGGCGTGGCCTAA
- a CDS encoding ArsR family transcriptional regulator, which translates to MKASPSLLPLLRSRMQGELLALVLLHPDREYSITELAEACGVTPTAVLREVERLTGGGILEDRRVGRSRLVKARTDTPLYPPLSELIAVTFGPLPLLAEALSGLAGVREAYIYGSWAARYNGEPGLPPGDVDVLVVGSPDPDALFDSAEQVSRRLGREVNVHRVSPESWAASTTDPFLTSVRERPLVKLSQET; encoded by the coding sequence ATGAAAGCTTCGCCGAGCTTGCTGCCCCTGCTGCGTTCGCGCATGCAGGGTGAGCTGCTCGCGCTCGTGCTCCTGCACCCGGATCGCGAGTACAGCATCACCGAGCTCGCCGAGGCCTGTGGTGTCACGCCCACCGCCGTTCTGCGTGAAGTCGAGCGGCTGACCGGTGGCGGGATCCTGGAAGACCGGCGGGTGGGCCGCAGCCGGCTCGTCAAGGCGCGTACCGACACCCCGCTCTACCCGCCCCTGAGCGAGCTCATCGCCGTCACCTTCGGGCCGTTGCCGCTGCTCGCCGAGGCCCTGTCCGGGCTGGCCGGCGTGCGTGAGGCCTACATCTACGGCTCCTGGGCCGCGCGCTACAACGGTGAACCCGGTCTTCCGCCCGGCGACGTCGATGTCCTCGTGGTCGGGTCGCCCGATCCGGACGCGCTCTTCGACTCGGCGGAACAGGTGTCGCGGCGGCTGGGGCGCGAGGTCAACGTCCACCGGGTCTCGCCCGAGTCGTGGGCGGCGAGCACCACCGATCCGTTCCTCACCAGCGTGCGTGAGCGTCCGCTGGTGAAACTCAGCCAGGAGACCTGA
- the ychF gene encoding redox-regulated ATPase YchF → MSLTLGIVGLPNVGKSTLFNALTRNDVLAANYPFATIEPNVGVVPLPDPRLDKLAELFKSEKIVPAVVSFVDIAGIVKGASEGAGLGNKFLANIREANAICQVIRVFDDPDVIHVDGKIDPLSDIETINTELILADLQTLEKAVWRLEKEARTKKEAKPALEAAQKAKEILDSGRTLFSAQKDVDLELLREHSLLTTKPFLYVFNADEGVLTDEARREELTKLVAPADAVFLDAKVEQELLELDDEESVRELLESVGQPEPGLYSLARAGFHTLGLQTYLTAGPKESRAWTIPQGATAPQAAGVIHTDFERGFIKAEIVSYADLMDAGSMAAARAAGKVRMEGKDYTMADGDVVEFRFNV, encoded by the coding sequence GTGAGCCTCACCCTCGGTATCGTCGGTCTGCCCAACGTCGGCAAGTCCACCCTGTTCAACGCGCTGACCCGCAACGACGTGCTCGCCGCGAACTACCCGTTCGCGACGATCGAGCCGAACGTCGGCGTGGTCCCGCTGCCGGACCCGCGGCTGGACAAGCTCGCCGAGCTGTTCAAGTCGGAGAAGATCGTGCCGGCAGTGGTGTCCTTTGTGGACATCGCGGGCATCGTGAAGGGGGCCTCCGAGGGCGCCGGGCTGGGCAACAAGTTCCTCGCGAACATCCGTGAGGCCAACGCGATCTGCCAGGTCATCCGCGTGTTCGACGACCCGGACGTGATCCACGTCGACGGCAAGATCGACCCGCTGAGCGACATCGAGACGATCAACACCGAGCTGATCCTGGCCGACCTGCAGACGCTCGAGAAGGCCGTCTGGCGCCTGGAGAAGGAAGCGCGGACCAAGAAGGAAGCGAAGCCCGCGCTCGAGGCTGCGCAGAAGGCGAAGGAGATCCTCGACAGCGGTCGCACTCTCTTCTCCGCGCAGAAGGACGTCGACCTCGAACTGCTTCGCGAGCACAGCCTCCTGACGACGAAGCCGTTCCTGTACGTCTTCAACGCCGACGAAGGCGTCCTTACCGACGAAGCCCGCCGCGAGGAGCTGACGAAGCTGGTCGCGCCGGCCGACGCGGTGTTCCTCGACGCGAAGGTCGAGCAGGAGCTGCTGGAACTGGACGACGAGGAGTCCGTGCGCGAGCTGCTCGAGTCGGTCGGGCAGCCGGAGCCGGGCCTGTACTCGCTGGCCCGCGCCGGGTTCCACACGCTCGGCCTGCAGACGTACCTGACCGCGGGCCCCAAGGAGTCGCGCGCCTGGACCATCCCGCAGGGCGCGACCGCCCCGCAGGCCGCCGGCGTCATCCACACGGATTTCGAGCGTGGCTTTATCAAGGCGGAGATCGTCTCGTACGCCGACCTGATGGACGCCGGCTCGATGGCGGCGGCGCGGGCCGCGGGCAAGGTCCGCATGGAGGGCAAGGACTACACCATGGCGGACGGCGACGTGGTGGAGTTCCGCTTCAACGTCTAG
- a CDS encoding DNA-3-methyladenine glycosylase 2 family protein, giving the protein MVPNTAVAEAPALWRDAERCYRVVTARDPRFDGQFIMAVRTTGIYCRPSCPASTPKEQNVRFYPTSAAAQANGFRACRRCFPDAVPGSPDWNLRADLAARAMRLISDGTVEREGVPGLARRLGYSERQLGRVLTAELGAGPLALARAHRAHSARLLIEMSELPLTDVAFAAGFSSVRQFNETIREVFATTPSQLRAFAASRRRRQGDVGGTRLSLRLPFRPPFDAFGLLRFFADQAVPGVEDVTDGTYTRTLRLAHGTGVVRLTPEPDHVRCELHLADLRDLSSAVSRVRRLLDLDADPAAVTRVLGADPALASIVEAVPGIRVPGAVDGEELLLRSLLGRGLPAALGEEVPGEAGVTRLFPTAARIATAGPPSVRGVAAALAEGRLDVHVGRDAADLRAELLACPGIDAWTADYVLMRVLGAPDVLLTDDAALQRGATALGITDLADRARQWTPWCSYAGMYLRRADPAGPEPVANSG; this is encoded by the coding sequence ATGGTTCCGAACACGGCGGTCGCCGAGGCCCCGGCGCTCTGGCGCGACGCCGAGCGCTGCTACCGCGTCGTCACCGCCCGCGACCCGCGGTTCGACGGCCAGTTCATCATGGCGGTCCGCACCACCGGCATCTACTGCCGCCCGTCGTGCCCGGCGTCGACGCCGAAGGAGCAGAACGTCCGCTTCTACCCGACGTCGGCGGCCGCGCAGGCCAACGGCTTCCGCGCCTGCCGCCGCTGCTTCCCCGACGCCGTGCCCGGGTCGCCGGACTGGAACCTGCGCGCCGACCTGGCGGCGCGGGCGATGCGCCTGATCTCCGACGGGACGGTCGAACGCGAAGGCGTGCCGGGTCTCGCACGGCGGCTCGGCTACTCCGAGCGTCAGCTGGGCCGCGTGCTCACCGCCGAACTGGGCGCCGGCCCGCTCGCGCTCGCCCGGGCGCACCGCGCGCATTCGGCGCGGCTGCTCATCGAGATGTCCGAGCTGCCGCTGACCGACGTCGCGTTCGCGGCGGGCTTCTCCAGCGTGCGGCAGTTCAACGAGACGATCCGCGAAGTGTTCGCGACAACGCCTTCGCAGCTTCGCGCCTTCGCTGCTTCGCGGCGTAGACGTCAGGGAGACGTAGGCGGAACGCGGCTCAGCCTGCGACTGCCGTTCAGACCACCCTTCGACGCCTTCGGGCTGCTTCGCTTCTTCGCGGACCAGGCGGTGCCGGGCGTCGAGGACGTCACCGACGGCACGTACACCCGCACGCTGCGCCTCGCGCACGGCACCGGCGTCGTGCGGCTGACGCCGGAGCCGGACCACGTGCGTTGCGAGCTGCACCTCGCCGACCTGCGCGATCTGAGCAGCGCGGTCAGCCGGGTCCGCAGGCTGCTGGACCTCGACGCCGACCCGGCGGCGGTCACGCGCGTCCTCGGCGCCGACCCCGCGCTGGCGTCGATCGTCGAGGCGGTGCCGGGAATCCGCGTCCCGGGCGCGGTCGACGGCGAGGAGCTGCTGCTGCGTTCCCTGCTCGGCCGGGGTCTACCGGCCGCCCTCGGCGAGGAGGTACCCGGCGAAGCGGGAGTGACGAGGTTGTTCCCGACGGCGGCCCGGATCGCGACGGCGGGACCGCCGTCGGTGCGGGGCGTCGCGGCGGCGCTGGCCGAGGGCCGGCTGGACGTGCACGTCGGCCGCGACGCGGCGGATCTGCGGGCGGAGCTGCTCGCGTGCCCGGGGATCGACGCGTGGACGGCGGACTACGTGCTGATGCGGGTCCTCGGCGCGCCGGACGTCCTGCTGACCGACGACGCCGCGTTGCAGCGCGGGGCGACGGCGCTCGGCATCACGGACCTCGCGGACCGGGCCCGCCAGTGGACGCCGTGGTGCTCCTACGCCGGGATGTACCTGCGGCGCGCCGATCCGGCGGGGCCGGAACCTGTCGCGAACAGCGGCTAG
- a CDS encoding DUF1737 domain-containing protein — protein MTDQPPEGLPRYRLLTGPDDAKFCHRVSEALELGYRLHGSPAATFDGDQVIVAQALLWRGEQG, from the coding sequence ATGACGGACCAGCCGCCCGAGGGCCTGCCCCGCTACCGCCTGCTCACCGGCCCGGACGACGCGAAGTTCTGCCACCGGGTGAGCGAAGCCCTGGAACTGGGCTATCGCTTACACGGCTCACCGGCAGCCACCTTCGACGGTGACCAGGTGATCGTGGCCCAGGCGTTGCTGTGGCGGGGCGAGCAGGGCTAG
- a CDS encoding AAA family ATPase yields the protein MRLHRLEVEAFGPYLGRQVVDFEVLGADGLFLLHGETGAGKTTLLDAIAFALFGVVPGARNEAKRLRCDLAVPDQVTEVALELTVQGHRLKIVRNPEYQRPKRRGEGTTTQQAKVSLSWIGTAPGGMAPEGLIRIEEVARTVERLLGMTAAQFFQVVLLPQGEFARFLRSDTSEREKLLERLFGTERFADVERWFADLRAERGRELEARQQSVRELLARYAQEAQQDPPESEPAEWVDAVLAAATERVGQVTAEEERARAAAQRADVHLQEERADAEKIRRVSTAHLRLLEVTEQAPQRAEWAQEVAAARRAAGVAVEADLLDRRAAELTDAEQAEKACGVELREFGTRATGDLKARAATAREEAGAVAELVAEAEQQQLDTMRRDDLKLSSVTAAKQAEELTAELAAIPGQLAKLRADAQAAAEAGAKLDGARARVDELRVVARDAAELPEAQAKVGRGEAKLREVVDTHQAARQRRLDLRERRLDGMAAELAAALPDGAPCPVCGSAEHPAPANRDAILVDPAEERAAEEAEQAADVLRQRVVTALEEAKARLAGLVERLAGRTAETVTAELSEARATVAALTQQAEAKAKLGQQVVLLERDLELRTERRRRAEQAVAEATADVRALEERLAERERRLVAGRGEFADVGVRRTHLIGLAEALEAVAEARTAVTGARERVAQQRTLVDAAVAAKGFTSLKKARSAMLPDEQIEKLEQGIAEAEATAAGARALLAEPDLFGISPDDVADVGRAADAAQLARARADSAYAALRVAAAQHEELTRLAGLLRKTLAGLAPAEAEYAELRALADVVNGRGQNSRKMSLRSYVLAARLEEVAVAATHRLRTMSQGRYAFVHSDAAGARGTRGGLGIDVLDDYSGTIRPAKTLSGGESFLASLALALGLADVVAGETGGALLDTLFVDEGFGTLDAETLDVVMNILDELRAGGRVVGLVSHVEELRQRIPTRLRVRKARTGSTVEVRAG from the coding sequence ATGAGGCTGCACAGGCTGGAGGTCGAGGCCTTCGGGCCGTACCTCGGGCGCCAGGTGGTCGACTTCGAGGTCCTCGGCGCGGACGGGCTCTTCCTGCTCCACGGCGAAACCGGCGCGGGCAAGACCACGCTGCTCGACGCCATCGCGTTCGCGTTGTTCGGCGTGGTTCCGGGCGCCCGCAACGAGGCCAAGCGGCTGCGTTGCGATCTGGCCGTGCCGGATCAGGTCACCGAAGTCGCGCTGGAGCTCACCGTGCAGGGGCACCGGCTGAAGATCGTGCGCAACCCCGAGTACCAGCGGCCTAAGCGGCGCGGCGAGGGCACGACGACGCAGCAGGCGAAGGTGTCGCTGAGCTGGATCGGCACCGCGCCGGGCGGGATGGCGCCGGAGGGCCTGATCCGGATCGAGGAGGTCGCGCGCACGGTCGAGCGGCTGCTCGGCATGACCGCGGCCCAGTTCTTCCAGGTGGTGCTGCTGCCGCAGGGCGAGTTCGCCCGCTTCCTGCGGTCGGACACCTCCGAGCGCGAAAAGCTGCTGGAACGGCTGTTCGGCACCGAGCGCTTCGCCGACGTCGAACGCTGGTTCGCCGACCTGCGGGCCGAGCGCGGCCGGGAGCTGGAGGCGCGGCAGCAGTCCGTGCGCGAACTGCTGGCGCGGTACGCGCAGGAGGCGCAGCAGGACCCGCCCGAATCGGAGCCCGCGGAGTGGGTGGACGCGGTGCTGGCGGCGGCCACCGAGCGCGTCGGGCAGGTCACGGCCGAGGAGGAGCGGGCGCGAGCCGCGGCGCAGCGGGCGGACGTGCACCTGCAGGAAGAGCGCGCCGACGCGGAGAAGATCCGCCGGGTCAGCACCGCACACCTGCGGCTGCTCGAGGTCACCGAGCAGGCACCGCAGCGCGCCGAGTGGGCCCAGGAGGTCGCGGCGGCGCGGCGGGCAGCGGGCGTGGCCGTCGAGGCGGATCTGCTGGACCGGCGGGCCGCGGAGCTGACCGACGCCGAGCAGGCGGAGAAGGCCTGCGGCGTGGAGCTGCGGGAGTTCGGCACGCGCGCGACCGGCGACCTGAAGGCGCGGGCGGCGACGGCGCGCGAAGAGGCGGGCGCGGTCGCGGAACTGGTCGCCGAGGCCGAGCAGCAGCAGCTCGACACCATGCGGCGCGACGACCTGAAACTGTCCTCCGTCACGGCAGCGAAGCAAGCGGAAGAATTGACCGCCGAGCTGGCCGCGATCCCCGGCCAGCTGGCGAAACTGCGGGCGGACGCCCAGGCCGCCGCCGAAGCCGGCGCCAAGCTCGATGGGGCTCGCGCCCGCGTCGACGAGCTGAGGGTCGTGGCACGTGACGCCGCCGAACTGCCCGAGGCGCAGGCGAAGGTCGGGCGCGGCGAGGCGAAACTGCGTGAAGTCGTGGACACGCACCAAGCGGCCCGGCAACGGCGGCTCGACCTGCGCGAGCGGCGGCTCGACGGCATGGCGGCCGAGCTCGCCGCCGCGCTGCCCGACGGCGCGCCCTGCCCGGTCTGCGGTTCCGCGGAGCACCCGGCGCCGGCGAACCGGGACGCGATCCTCGTCGACCCCGCCGAAGAACGGGCCGCCGAGGAAGCCGAGCAGGCGGCGGACGTGCTGCGGCAGCGGGTTGTCACCGCGCTGGAGGAGGCGAAGGCGCGGCTGGCGGGGCTGGTCGAGCGGCTGGCCGGACGGACCGCCGAGACCGTCACGGCCGAGCTGTCCGAAGCCCGCGCTACGGTCGCCGCGCTGACCCAGCAGGCGGAAGCGAAGGCGAAGCTCGGGCAGCAGGTCGTGCTGCTGGAGCGGGACCTGGAGCTGCGGACGGAACGGCGTCGCCGGGCCGAGCAGGCGGTGGCCGAGGCCACGGCCGACGTCCGGGCTCTGGAGGAAAGGCTGGCCGAGCGCGAACGCCGCTTGGTCGCCGGGCGCGGCGAGTTCGCGGACGTCGGAGTCCGGCGGACGCACCTGATCGGGCTGGCCGAGGCGCTCGAAGCCGTCGCCGAGGCGCGGACAGCGGTCACCGGCGCCCGGGAACGGGTGGCGCAGCAACGCACGCTGGTCGACGCGGCGGTCGCGGCCAAGGGCTTCACGTCGCTGAAGAAGGCGCGCTCGGCGATGCTGCCGGACGAGCAGATCGAAAAGCTGGAACAGGGCATCGCCGAGGCGGAAGCGACCGCGGCGGGCGCGCGGGCGCTGCTGGCCGAGCCCGACCTGTTCGGCATCTCGCCGGACGACGTCGCGGACGTCGGCCGCGCGGCCGACGCGGCCCAGCTGGCCCGGGCGCGCGCCGACTCGGCGTACGCGGCGCTGCGCGTCGCGGCTGCCCAGCACGAAGAGCTGACCCGGCTGGCGGGGCTGCTGCGGAAGACACTCGCCGGGCTGGCGCCGGCCGAAGCGGAGTACGCGGAGCTGCGCGCGCTGGCGGACGTCGTCAACGGTCGCGGGCAGAACAGCCGGAAGATGTCGCTGCGCTCGTACGTGCTGGCGGCGCGGCTGGAGGAGGTGGCGGTCGCCGCCACGCACCGGCTGCGCACGATGAGCCAGGGGCGCTACGCGTTCGTGCACTCGGACGCGGCCGGCGCGCGCGGCACCCGCGGCGGCCTCGGCATCGACGTGCTGGACGACTACTCGGGCACCATCCGTCCGGCGAAGACGCTGTCCGGCGGCGAGTCGTTCCTGGCGTCACTGGCGCTGGCGCTGGGGCTGGCGGACGTCGTCGCCGGCGAGACCGGCGGCGCGCTGCTGGACACGCTGTTCGTCGACGAGGGCTTCGGCACGCTGGACGCCGAGACGCTGGACGTGGTGATGAACATCCTGGACGAGCTCCGCGCCGGCGGCCGGGTGGTCGGGCTGGTGTCGCACGTCGAGGAGCTGCGGCAGCGCATCCCGACGCGCCTGCGGGTCCGCAAGGCCCGCACGGGCTCGACAGTGGAAGTGCGCGCGGGCTGA